A section of the Bombus terrestris chromosome 2, iyBomTerr1.2, whole genome shotgun sequence genome encodes:
- the LOC105666342 gene encoding 60S ribosomal protein L18, which yields MGIDINHKHDRKVRRTEPKSQDVYLRLLVKLYRFLARRTNSKFNKIVLKRLFMSKIHRPPISLARIVRFMKKPGRENAIAVIVGTVTDDARIFEIPKLTVCALRVTERARARILKAGGELITFDQLALRTPIGERTVLMQGRRKAREAVKHFGPAPGVPHSHTKPLVRSKGRKFERARGRRRSCGYKK from the exons ATG gGTATTGATATAAATCATAAACACGATAGGAAGGTTCGGCGCACAGAACCTAAATCACAAGATGTCTACTTACGACTTCTCGTCAAA cTTTACCGTTTTCTGGCAAGACGTACAAATTCtaagtttaataaaattgttcttAAGAGACTTTTTATGAGTAAAATACACCGTCCTCCCATATCTCTTGCACGTATTGTCAGGTTTATGAAGAAACCTGGACGAGAAAATGCTATTGCAGTAATCGTTGGTACAGTGACAGATGATGCTAGGATTTTTGAAATTCCTAAACTTACA gTTTGTGCTCTACGTGTTACGGAAAGAGCTAGAGCACGTATATTAAAAGCTGGAGGTGAATTGATCACTTTTGATCAATTGGCATTACGTACACCTATTGGAGAACGAACAGTTTTAATGCAAGGTCGTCGTAAAGCTCGTGAAGCAGTGAAACACTTTGGACCTGCACCTGGTGTACCACACTCTCATACAAAACCATTAGTACGCTCAAAGGGTCGAAAATTTGAGAGGGCAAGAGGACGTAGGCGTAGCTGtggttataaaaaataa
- the LOC100643601 gene encoding uncharacterized protein LOC100643601 isoform X2, with the protein MAKKTTPAALQTEISNNEEWEKLLTKPGLIVVDIYSEWSGPCTGMVSTLKKIKMEIGGDTLSYAMAMCDYITNLERFQGKSEPTWMFIHNGRMVNLIFGADCPQLLKVLTMELQRVQNNEEHEFSLDVSERSPEEMKRLKIIEETRIAKETAKKARKEAEGIARYEAEMLYLTTSLSKETCLLLFPWVFKDEECHKRDKRSSPPYIELVEEILIGNYTVEQEIRKRLDEDILSTMFNESNYVLSSNAKQLLLDGKCMFMRLKVSETKPEIDVHKYLLNLLFGEPKLPNTETILNEECYAGRHRPAYITSENEIFPIVWTPPNCRNKAIVFRTIFPTYTNTTYHYEDKTTKVPIVVFKYDYMRKNELKMVLQEFEDEVVNFGIFESDKPLEAKLIAKNITEFELNTKERTGYEIFVCVIKKVECEAFLGFAGIGPYHVSENLEKGIEESKQYFPDVTASEETQSDDEEKPEELIENTEENKNGT; encoded by the exons ATGGCTAAAAAGACAACACCGGCGGCATTACAAACTGAAATTTCTAATAACGAGGAATGGGAGAAGCTCCTTACAAAACCAGGGTTAATAG TGGTCGACATATATTCAGAATGGAGTGGACCCTGCACAGGGATGGTAAGCACTCTTAAAAAAATCAAAATGGAAATTGGAGGAGATACGTTGAGCTACGCCATG GCAATGTGCGATTATATTACGAACTTAGAACGTTTTCAAGGGAAAAGTGAACCAACATGGATGTTCATACAC AATGGTCGGATGGTAAATCTTATATTTGGTGCTGACTGCCCacaattattaaaagtattaacAATGGAATTGCAACGAGTACAAAATAACGAGGAACACGA GTTTTCTTTAGATGTATCGGAAAGAAGTCCAGAAGAAatgaaacgattaaaaattatcgaagaaaCTAGAATAGCTAAAGAAACAGCAAAGAAGGCTCGAAAAG AAGCGGAAGGTATAGCACGATATGAAGCCGAAATGTTGTATCTGACTACTTCACTAAGCAAAGAAACTTGCCTTTTACTTTTTCCGTGGGTTTTTAAGGATGAAGAATGTcataaaagagataaaagatCTAGCCCTCCGTACATAGAATTGGTTGAAGAAATACTAATAGGAAATTACACTGTCGAACAAGAAATACGAAAACGACTCGATGAAGATATTCTATCTACGATGTTTAATgaa TCTAATTACGTATTATCATCAAATGCTAAACAACTACTTCTAGATGGGAAATGTATGTTTATGCGATTAAAAGTTAGCGAAACAAAACCAGAAATTGATGTTCATAAATACTTGTTAAATCTTTTATTTGGAGAACCGAAATTACCCAATACGGAAACAATTCTTAATGAAGAATG TTACGCTGGTCGACATCGCCCTGCGTATATAACAagcgaaaatgaaatttttccaatCGTATGGACACCACCAAATTGTCGAAATAAGGCAATTGTTTTTCGTACTATTTTTCCAACATATACCAATACTACATATCAC taTGAAGATAAAACTACGAAGGTACCTATAGTAGTATTCAAATATGACTACATGAGAAAGAATGAGCTGAAAATGGTTTTACAAGAATTTGAAGACGAAGTAGTTAACTTTGGCATTTTTGAATCTGATAAGCCACTAGAAGCAAAACTTATAGCAAAGAATATTACGGAATTTGAATTGAATACAAAAGAAAGAACAGg ATACGAGATATTTGTATGTGTTATAAAAAAAGTAGAATGTGAAGCGTTTTTAGGATTTGCAGGTATTGGACCTTATCATGTAAGTGAAAATCTGGAAAAGGGCATAGAGGAATCAAAACAATACTTCCCAGATGTTACTGCTTCCGAAGAAACACAATCAGACGACGAAGAAAAACCGGAAGAGTTAATAGAAAATACGgaagaaaacaaaaatggaACATGA
- the LOC100643601 gene encoding uncharacterized protein LOC100643601 isoform X1, whose amino-acid sequence MMRRKRGGLRTARKMAKKTTPAALQTEISNNEEWEKLLTKPGLIVVDIYSEWSGPCTGMVSTLKKIKMEIGGDTLSYAMAMCDYITNLERFQGKSEPTWMFIHNGRMVNLIFGADCPQLLKVLTMELQRVQNNEEHEFSLDVSERSPEEMKRLKIIEETRIAKETAKKARKEAEGIARYEAEMLYLTTSLSKETCLLLFPWVFKDEECHKRDKRSSPPYIELVEEILIGNYTVEQEIRKRLDEDILSTMFNESNYVLSSNAKQLLLDGKCMFMRLKVSETKPEIDVHKYLLNLLFGEPKLPNTETILNEECYAGRHRPAYITSENEIFPIVWTPPNCRNKAIVFRTIFPTYTNTTYHYEDKTTKVPIVVFKYDYMRKNELKMVLQEFEDEVVNFGIFESDKPLEAKLIAKNITEFELNTKERTGYEIFVCVIKKVECEAFLGFAGIGPYHVSENLEKGIEESKQYFPDVTASEETQSDDEEKPEELIENTEENKNGT is encoded by the exons ATGATGCGACGAAAAAGG ggTGGTTTAAGGACTGCACGAAAGATGGCTAAAAAGACAACACCGGCGGCATTACAAACTGAAATTTCTAATAACGAGGAATGGGAGAAGCTCCTTACAAAACCAGGGTTAATAG TGGTCGACATATATTCAGAATGGAGTGGACCCTGCACAGGGATGGTAAGCACTCTTAAAAAAATCAAAATGGAAATTGGAGGAGATACGTTGAGCTACGCCATG GCAATGTGCGATTATATTACGAACTTAGAACGTTTTCAAGGGAAAAGTGAACCAACATGGATGTTCATACAC AATGGTCGGATGGTAAATCTTATATTTGGTGCTGACTGCCCacaattattaaaagtattaacAATGGAATTGCAACGAGTACAAAATAACGAGGAACACGA GTTTTCTTTAGATGTATCGGAAAGAAGTCCAGAAGAAatgaaacgattaaaaattatcgaagaaaCTAGAATAGCTAAAGAAACAGCAAAGAAGGCTCGAAAAG AAGCGGAAGGTATAGCACGATATGAAGCCGAAATGTTGTATCTGACTACTTCACTAAGCAAAGAAACTTGCCTTTTACTTTTTCCGTGGGTTTTTAAGGATGAAGAATGTcataaaagagataaaagatCTAGCCCTCCGTACATAGAATTGGTTGAAGAAATACTAATAGGAAATTACACTGTCGAACAAGAAATACGAAAACGACTCGATGAAGATATTCTATCTACGATGTTTAATgaa TCTAATTACGTATTATCATCAAATGCTAAACAACTACTTCTAGATGGGAAATGTATGTTTATGCGATTAAAAGTTAGCGAAACAAAACCAGAAATTGATGTTCATAAATACTTGTTAAATCTTTTATTTGGAGAACCGAAATTACCCAATACGGAAACAATTCTTAATGAAGAATG TTACGCTGGTCGACATCGCCCTGCGTATATAACAagcgaaaatgaaatttttccaatCGTATGGACACCACCAAATTGTCGAAATAAGGCAATTGTTTTTCGTACTATTTTTCCAACATATACCAATACTACATATCAC taTGAAGATAAAACTACGAAGGTACCTATAGTAGTATTCAAATATGACTACATGAGAAAGAATGAGCTGAAAATGGTTTTACAAGAATTTGAAGACGAAGTAGTTAACTTTGGCATTTTTGAATCTGATAAGCCACTAGAAGCAAAACTTATAGCAAAGAATATTACGGAATTTGAATTGAATACAAAAGAAAGAACAGg ATACGAGATATTTGTATGTGTTATAAAAAAAGTAGAATGTGAAGCGTTTTTAGGATTTGCAGGTATTGGACCTTATCATGTAAGTGAAAATCTGGAAAAGGGCATAGAGGAATCAAAACAATACTTCCCAGATGTTACTGCTTCCGAAGAAACACAATCAGACGACGAAGAAAAACCGGAAGAGTTAATAGAAAATACGgaagaaaacaaaaatggaACATGA
- the LOC100643601 gene encoding uncharacterized protein LOC100643601 isoform X5, with product MFIHNGRMVNLIFGADCPQLLKVLTMELQRVQNNEEHEFSLDVSERSPEEMKRLKIIEETRIAKETAKKARKEAEGIARYEAEMLYLTTSLSKETCLLLFPWVFKDEECHKRDKRSSPPYIELVEEILIGNYTVEQEIRKRLDEDILSTMFNESNYVLSSNAKQLLLDGKCMFMRLKVSETKPEIDVHKYLLNLLFGEPKLPNTETILNEECYAGRHRPAYITSENEIFPIVWTPPNCRNKAIVFRTIFPTYTNTTYHYEDKTTKVPIVVFKYDYMRKNELKMVLQEFEDEVVNFGIFESDKPLEAKLIAKNITEFELNTKERTGYEIFVCVIKKVECEAFLGFAGIGPYHVSENLEKGIEESKQYFPDVTASEETQSDDEEKPEELIENTEENKNGT from the exons ATGTTCATACAC AATGGTCGGATGGTAAATCTTATATTTGGTGCTGACTGCCCacaattattaaaagtattaacAATGGAATTGCAACGAGTACAAAATAACGAGGAACACGA GTTTTCTTTAGATGTATCGGAAAGAAGTCCAGAAGAAatgaaacgattaaaaattatcgaagaaaCTAGAATAGCTAAAGAAACAGCAAAGAAGGCTCGAAAAG AAGCGGAAGGTATAGCACGATATGAAGCCGAAATGTTGTATCTGACTACTTCACTAAGCAAAGAAACTTGCCTTTTACTTTTTCCGTGGGTTTTTAAGGATGAAGAATGTcataaaagagataaaagatCTAGCCCTCCGTACATAGAATTGGTTGAAGAAATACTAATAGGAAATTACACTGTCGAACAAGAAATACGAAAACGACTCGATGAAGATATTCTATCTACGATGTTTAATgaa TCTAATTACGTATTATCATCAAATGCTAAACAACTACTTCTAGATGGGAAATGTATGTTTATGCGATTAAAAGTTAGCGAAACAAAACCAGAAATTGATGTTCATAAATACTTGTTAAATCTTTTATTTGGAGAACCGAAATTACCCAATACGGAAACAATTCTTAATGAAGAATG TTACGCTGGTCGACATCGCCCTGCGTATATAACAagcgaaaatgaaatttttccaatCGTATGGACACCACCAAATTGTCGAAATAAGGCAATTGTTTTTCGTACTATTTTTCCAACATATACCAATACTACATATCAC taTGAAGATAAAACTACGAAGGTACCTATAGTAGTATTCAAATATGACTACATGAGAAAGAATGAGCTGAAAATGGTTTTACAAGAATTTGAAGACGAAGTAGTTAACTTTGGCATTTTTGAATCTGATAAGCCACTAGAAGCAAAACTTATAGCAAAGAATATTACGGAATTTGAATTGAATACAAAAGAAAGAACAGg ATACGAGATATTTGTATGTGTTATAAAAAAAGTAGAATGTGAAGCGTTTTTAGGATTTGCAGGTATTGGACCTTATCATGTAAGTGAAAATCTGGAAAAGGGCATAGAGGAATCAAAACAATACTTCCCAGATGTTACTGCTTCCGAAGAAACACAATCAGACGACGAAGAAAAACCGGAAGAGTTAATAGAAAATACGgaagaaaacaaaaatggaACATGA
- the LOC100643601 gene encoding uncharacterized protein LOC100643601 isoform X3, producing MMRRKRGGLRTARKMAKKTTPAALQTEISNNEEWEKLLTKPGLIVVDIYSEWSGPCTGMVSTLKKIKMEIGGDTLSYAMAMCDYITNLERFQGKSEPTWMFIHNGRMVNLIFGADCPQLLKVLTMELQRVQNNEEHEFSLDVSERSPEEMKRLKIIEETRIAKETAKKARKEAEGIARYEAEMLYLTTSLSKETCLLLFPWVFKDEECHKRDKRSSPPYIELVEEILIGNYTVEQEIRKRLDEDILSTMFNESNYVLSSNAKQLLLDGKCMFMRLKVSETKPEIDVHKYLLNLLFGEPKLPNTETILNEECYAGRHRPAYITSENEIFPIVWTPPNCRNKAIVFRTIFPTYTNTTYHYEDKTTKVPIVVFKYDYMRKNELKMVLQEFEDEVVNFGIFESDKPLEAKLIAKNITEFELNTKERTGICRYWTLSCK from the exons ATGATGCGACGAAAAAGG ggTGGTTTAAGGACTGCACGAAAGATGGCTAAAAAGACAACACCGGCGGCATTACAAACTGAAATTTCTAATAACGAGGAATGGGAGAAGCTCCTTACAAAACCAGGGTTAATAG TGGTCGACATATATTCAGAATGGAGTGGACCCTGCACAGGGATGGTAAGCACTCTTAAAAAAATCAAAATGGAAATTGGAGGAGATACGTTGAGCTACGCCATG GCAATGTGCGATTATATTACGAACTTAGAACGTTTTCAAGGGAAAAGTGAACCAACATGGATGTTCATACAC AATGGTCGGATGGTAAATCTTATATTTGGTGCTGACTGCCCacaattattaaaagtattaacAATGGAATTGCAACGAGTACAAAATAACGAGGAACACGA GTTTTCTTTAGATGTATCGGAAAGAAGTCCAGAAGAAatgaaacgattaaaaattatcgaagaaaCTAGAATAGCTAAAGAAACAGCAAAGAAGGCTCGAAAAG AAGCGGAAGGTATAGCACGATATGAAGCCGAAATGTTGTATCTGACTACTTCACTAAGCAAAGAAACTTGCCTTTTACTTTTTCCGTGGGTTTTTAAGGATGAAGAATGTcataaaagagataaaagatCTAGCCCTCCGTACATAGAATTGGTTGAAGAAATACTAATAGGAAATTACACTGTCGAACAAGAAATACGAAAACGACTCGATGAAGATATTCTATCTACGATGTTTAATgaa TCTAATTACGTATTATCATCAAATGCTAAACAACTACTTCTAGATGGGAAATGTATGTTTATGCGATTAAAAGTTAGCGAAACAAAACCAGAAATTGATGTTCATAAATACTTGTTAAATCTTTTATTTGGAGAACCGAAATTACCCAATACGGAAACAATTCTTAATGAAGAATG TTACGCTGGTCGACATCGCCCTGCGTATATAACAagcgaaaatgaaatttttccaatCGTATGGACACCACCAAATTGTCGAAATAAGGCAATTGTTTTTCGTACTATTTTTCCAACATATACCAATACTACATATCAC taTGAAGATAAAACTACGAAGGTACCTATAGTAGTATTCAAATATGACTACATGAGAAAGAATGAGCTGAAAATGGTTTTACAAGAATTTGAAGACGAAGTAGTTAACTTTGGCATTTTTGAATCTGATAAGCCACTAGAAGCAAAACTTATAGCAAAGAATATTACGGAATTTGAATTGAATACAAAAGAAAGAACAGg GATTTGCAGGTATTGGACCTTATCATGTAAGTGA
- the LOC100643601 gene encoding uncharacterized protein LOC100643601 isoform X4, which produces MMRRKRGGLRTARKMAKKTTPAALQTEISNNEEWEKLLTKPGLIVVDIYSEWSGPCTGMVSTLKKIKMEIGGDTLSYAMAMCDYITNLERFQGKSEPTWMFIHNGRMVNLIFGADCPQLLKVLTMELQRVQNNEEHEFSLDVSERSPEEMKRLKIIEETRIAKETAKKARKEAEGIARYEAEMLYLTTSLSKETCLLLFPWVFKDEECHKRDKRSSPPYIELVEEILIGNYTVEQEIRKRLDEDILSTMFNESNYVLSSNAKQLLLDGKCMFMRLKVSETKPEIDVHKYLLNLLFGEPKLPNTETILNEECYAGRHRPAYITSENEIFPIVWTPPNCRNKAIVFRTIFPTYTNTTYHYEDKTTKVPIVVFKYDYMRKNELKMVLQEFEDEVVNFGIFESDKPLEAKLIAKNITEFELNTKERTGYWTLSCK; this is translated from the exons ATGATGCGACGAAAAAGG ggTGGTTTAAGGACTGCACGAAAGATGGCTAAAAAGACAACACCGGCGGCATTACAAACTGAAATTTCTAATAACGAGGAATGGGAGAAGCTCCTTACAAAACCAGGGTTAATAG TGGTCGACATATATTCAGAATGGAGTGGACCCTGCACAGGGATGGTAAGCACTCTTAAAAAAATCAAAATGGAAATTGGAGGAGATACGTTGAGCTACGCCATG GCAATGTGCGATTATATTACGAACTTAGAACGTTTTCAAGGGAAAAGTGAACCAACATGGATGTTCATACAC AATGGTCGGATGGTAAATCTTATATTTGGTGCTGACTGCCCacaattattaaaagtattaacAATGGAATTGCAACGAGTACAAAATAACGAGGAACACGA GTTTTCTTTAGATGTATCGGAAAGAAGTCCAGAAGAAatgaaacgattaaaaattatcgaagaaaCTAGAATAGCTAAAGAAACAGCAAAGAAGGCTCGAAAAG AAGCGGAAGGTATAGCACGATATGAAGCCGAAATGTTGTATCTGACTACTTCACTAAGCAAAGAAACTTGCCTTTTACTTTTTCCGTGGGTTTTTAAGGATGAAGAATGTcataaaagagataaaagatCTAGCCCTCCGTACATAGAATTGGTTGAAGAAATACTAATAGGAAATTACACTGTCGAACAAGAAATACGAAAACGACTCGATGAAGATATTCTATCTACGATGTTTAATgaa TCTAATTACGTATTATCATCAAATGCTAAACAACTACTTCTAGATGGGAAATGTATGTTTATGCGATTAAAAGTTAGCGAAACAAAACCAGAAATTGATGTTCATAAATACTTGTTAAATCTTTTATTTGGAGAACCGAAATTACCCAATACGGAAACAATTCTTAATGAAGAATG TTACGCTGGTCGACATCGCCCTGCGTATATAACAagcgaaaatgaaatttttccaatCGTATGGACACCACCAAATTGTCGAAATAAGGCAATTGTTTTTCGTACTATTTTTCCAACATATACCAATACTACATATCAC taTGAAGATAAAACTACGAAGGTACCTATAGTAGTATTCAAATATGACTACATGAGAAAGAATGAGCTGAAAATGGTTTTACAAGAATTTGAAGACGAAGTAGTTAACTTTGGCATTTTTGAATCTGATAAGCCACTAGAAGCAAAACTTATAGCAAAGAATATTACGGAATTTGAATTGAATACAAAAGAAAGAACAGg GTATTGGACCTTATCATGTAAGTGA